Below is a genomic region from Mesorhizobium sp..
AAGATATCGGCGGCGCTGGCTTCGGGCTGCTCCATCATCTTGAAAGGTCCCGAAGAGACACCGGCCTCGCCCGCCGAACTCGTGCGCGCCTTCGCCGATGCCGGGATACCGGACGGCGTGGTCAATCTCGTTTTCGGAACGCCCTCGGAGATCTCGGGTCACCTGATTTCACACCCAGTCGTCCGGAAAATCTCGTTCACCGGGTCTACGCCGGTCGGTAAGCAGCTCGCATCGCTGGCTGGGTTGCACATGAAGCGTGCGACCATGGAACTCGGCGGACATGCCCCGGTGGCGGTACTAAGGGATGCCGATGTGGAATCTGCCGCCCGCGCGATGGCGGCTGCCAAGTTCCGCAATGCCGGACAGGCCTGTATCTCGCCGACGCGTTTTCTCATTGAGGAGCCGGTGTATGATCGGTTCGTGGACGCCTTCCATGGCATCGCCAAATCGCTGACCGTCGGCAACGGCTTGCAAGAGGGGGTGACCATGGGCCCCCTGGCAAACCAGAGGCGCGCCGAGGCGGTCGACCTGTTCGTGCAGGACGCTGTGAAGAGCGGAGCCGAACTGGTGGCGGGCGGACGCCGGATTGGAAACCGCGGCTATTTCTATGAACCTACCATCCTGTCCGGCGTGACGGTGGCAGCGCGCGCCATGAACGAGGAGCCGTTCGGACCCGTCGCCTTGATGGTTCCGCTCCCGTCTCTCGATGCAATCATCGCCGAAGCCAACCGCCTGGACTTCGGACTGGCCGCCTACGGTTTCACGCGGTCGGCGGCCAGCGCAGCGCGCTTGAGCGACGAGATTGCCGCGGGAATGGTGTCGCTCAACCACTACGGTCTGGCCCTACCGGAAGTGCCGTTCGGCGGCATCAACGATTCCGGGAATGGAACGGAAGGCGGCGCCGATGCGCTGGAGCCTTTTTTCAACACCAAGTTCGTCACCCATCTTGCCGAACCGTGATGCGCGCCCGCCCATCGACCTTCCCGACACTCGGCGGCAATGGGACCCTGCCGCCCGCCAGAGGCAACTAGGAGAAACATGCTCTTCTATATCGTGCGGCGACTTCTCACGACGATCCCGGTCATGCTGATCGTGGCACAGGTCGTTTTCAGCCTGCTGTATTTCGCCCCGGGTGATCCGGTCGCGGCCATTGCCGGCGACCAGGCAACCGCCGAACAGATCGCCGCGATTCGAAACTCGCTCGGTCTCGACCGTCCGTACTGGGTCCGCTTCGGCGAATGGCTGTGGAACGTCGCTCGCGGCGATCTCGGGACGTCTCTGATCAGCAATGTCCCGGTGACCCGCCTCATCGCGCAACGCCTGGAGCCGACCCTCTCGCTGATGGTCGTCACCCTCGTCGGTGCCGTGCTGGTGGCCACGCCTCTCGCGGTCGTGGCGGCCTGGAAGCGGGGCTCGACGATCGACAGGCTTGTCATGGGTCTGGGCGTCTTGGGCTTTTCGATGCCCGTCTTCGTCGTCGGCTACGTGCTCGCCTACATATTCGCGATCCAGCTCCGCTGGCTGCCGGTGCAGGGCTACACGCCCTTGTCAAGCGGTGTCCTACCCTGGTTGAGCAGCTTGCTGCTTCCGGCCATCGCGCTCGGTACCGGATACGTTGCCCTTATTGCGCGCATCGGCAGGGCGGCAATCGTCGAGGTGCTGCATCAGGACTACATACGCACGGC
It encodes:
- a CDS encoding NAD-dependent succinate-semialdehyde dehydrogenase; the encoded protein is MTTSNIERQVATYPAVQLYIDGMWRDAIDGRRSDVIDPATERVVGRHAHAGIADLDLALAAAHKGFRTWGGVSPFERCRLMRRAADIMRQRCDAIAVCLTIEQGKPLAEARAEVMAGADLVEWFAEEGRRSYGRVIPARRASVRQFTLKEPVGVVAAFTPWNFPINQAVRKISAALASGCSIILKGPEETPASPAELVRAFADAGIPDGVVNLVFGTPSEISGHLISHPVVRKISFTGSTPVGKQLASLAGLHMKRATMELGGHAPVAVLRDADVESAARAMAAAKFRNAGQACISPTRFLIEEPVYDRFVDAFHGIAKSLTVGNGLQEGVTMGPLANQRRAEAVDLFVQDAVKSGAELVAGGRRIGNRGYFYEPTILSGVTVAARAMNEEPFGPVALMVPLPSLDAIIAEANRLDFGLAAYGFTRSAASAARLSDEIAAGMVSLNHYGLALPEVPFGGINDSGNGTEGGADALEPFFNTKFVTHLAEP
- a CDS encoding ABC transporter permease; translated protein: MLFYIVRRLLTTIPVMLIVAQVVFSLLYFAPGDPVAAIAGDQATAEQIAAIRNSLGLDRPYWVRFGEWLWNVARGDLGTSLISNVPVTRLIAQRLEPTLSLMVVTLVGAVLVATPLAVVAAWKRGSTIDRLVMGLGVLGFSMPVFVVGYVLAYIFAIQLRWLPVQGYTPLSSGVLPWLSSLLLPAIALGTGYVALIARIGRAAIVEVLHQDYIRTARAKGASSFAVLYKHALKNAAVPMVTVVGIGVGLLIGGAVVTESVFAIPGIGRLTADAILRRDYPVIQAVVLMFSMSYVVINLLVDLIYPLFDPRIRY